One region of Gossypium raimondii isolate GPD5lz chromosome 6, ASM2569854v1, whole genome shotgun sequence genomic DNA includes:
- the LOC105773263 gene encoding SWR1 complex subunit 2 has product MGTGKEDTAVFLDRASRSTRGRRMTKLLDEEFEEDELFWNQEAFKEEENDVNYEEEPEVADVFDSDFDEDEPEPEEEVENEADERVRTKKRLIFPGKPSMKKKKKKKVLSNLDGDSKDENLTQKTSSTQHHDAPDDAEGERIIRKSTRTSVIVRQAERDAIRAALQATMKPIKRKKEGEEKRMTQEEMLLEAAQTEIMNLRNLERVLAREEEVKKRAIIHKAVYSGPQIKYVSKEGSSYLEFSKGLTFHSELSTTPLPYPEKAMCAVTGLPARYRDPKTGLCYATKEAFKIIRERFRDEHKSAPKKMDMGVLLDSLSGQGLMPRRKRSHVSNRSQTSRFQYLGNFRRTPPDDDESSD; this is encoded by the exons ATGGGAACCGGTAAAGAAGATACAGCCGTTTTCCTGGATCGTGCTTCTCGATCAACCAGAGGGAGAAG GATGACAAAGTTGCTGGACGAGGAATTTGAAGAGGACGAGTTGTTTTGGAATCAAGAAGCTTTTAAAGAG GAGGAGAATGATGTCAATTACGAAGAAGAGCCAGAGGTTGCTGATGTGTTTGATAGTGACTTCGATGAAGAT GAACCTGAGCCAGAGGAGGAAGTAGAAAATGAAGCAGATGAAAG GGTTCGCACAAAGAAGCGTCTGATATTTCCTGGAAAGCCTTctatgaagaaaaagaagaaaaagaaagttctTTCAAATTTAGATGGTGATTCCAAGGATGAAAATCTTACTCAAAAGACTTCCTCTACACAGCATCATGATGCCCCTGATGATGCAGAAGGCGAAAGAATTATAAGGAAATCTACAAGAACTTCAGTCATTGTTAGGCAAGCTGAGCGAGATGCGATACGTGCTGCTCTGCAGGCAACAATGAAG ccaataaaaaggaaaaaagaaggtGAGGAGAAGAGGATGACTCAAGAAGAAATGCTTTTGGAAGCAGCACAAACAG AAATTATGAACTTAAGGAATTTAGAGCGTGTTTTGGCAAGAGAGGAAGAAGTTAAGAAAAGAGCAATAATCCACAAAGCTGTTTATAGTGGTCCGCAGATTAAATATGTGTCAAAAGAAG GTTCTTCATATCTAGAATTTAGTAAAGGATTGACATTTCACTCAGAGCTCTCAACCACACCGCTTCCAT ACCCAGAAAAGGCCATGTGTGCTGTCACTGGATTGCCAGCGAG GTACCGAGATCCAAAGACTGGGCTATGCTATGCAACAAAGGAAGCCTTTAAAATTATTCGAGAACG TTTTCGTGATGAACATAAAAGTGCTCCCAAGAAAATGGATATGGGGGTCTTGCTTGATTCTCTGTCTGGTCAGGGTTTAATGCCCAGGCGGAAGAGATCTCACGTATCAAATAGAAGTCAAACATCACGCTTCCAGTACTTGGGGAATTTCCGCAGAACACCACCTGATGATGATGAAAGTTCAGATTAG